From a single Sporosarcina oncorhynchi genomic region:
- a CDS encoding metallophosphoesterase, with the protein MKILFKCTLAVFLFIISLLMHMFFLAKRRNVCHHSYSVDSENPERKVLSVFFISDIHRRRIDKRLMKQVKTFGEMDVVVIGGDLAEGGVPLSRINRNVKELSKLGQLFFIWGNNDREIGEEALREIITRNGGTILDNENAVIKVHPSWAICGTDDPSNRNVDVQSTLKNINQYKHLIVATHTPSLFRKIEEIIHPELMLAGHMHGGQIRFGKYGMQPLGKFSEQEGKAKLISNGYGTSLLPLRLGAKPESHVIKINY; encoded by the coding sequence ATGAAAATACTATTTAAATGCACTTTAGCTGTTTTTCTATTCATAATTAGTTTATTAATGCATATGTTCTTTTTAGCAAAACGACGTAATGTTTGCCACCATTCGTACAGTGTAGATTCTGAAAATCCGGAACGGAAGGTTCTGTCCGTTTTTTTCATCTCTGACATACATCGAAGACGTATTGACAAACGATTGATGAAGCAAGTGAAAACATTTGGAGAAATGGATGTCGTTGTAATTGGCGGTGATCTAGCTGAAGGCGGTGTACCACTTTCACGAATCAATCGTAATGTAAAAGAGCTTTCAAAACTTGGTCAATTGTTTTTCATTTGGGGAAATAACGACCGTGAAATTGGTGAGGAAGCGTTAAGAGAGATTATCACACGAAACGGTGGAACAATATTGGATAATGAAAATGCGGTTATTAAAGTCCATCCTTCTTGGGCTATTTGTGGAACGGATGACCCTTCAAATCGGAATGTCGATGTGCAAAGTACTTTAAAAAATATCAATCAGTATAAGCATTTGATTGTTGCCACACATACGCCGTCTCTGTTTAGAAAAATCGAAGAAATCATTCATCCAGAGTTGATGCTTGCCGGACATATGCATGGAGGACAAATCCGATTCGGAAAGTACGGTATGCAACCGTTAGGCAAGTTTTCAGAACAAGAGGGCAAAGCCAAACTGATTAGCAACGGATATGGAACTTCACTACTTCCATTGAGACTCGGTGCCAAGCCGGAAAGTCATGTTATTAAAATAAATTATTGA
- a CDS encoding LysM peptidoglycan-binding domain-containing protein translates to MNNNDYKTDFEEQRKEIDLNNGTDDQLPSRIERHGRQRKSRKTSNHTMINIILGVFAFIPILIFAFVIYNFYFGSDSGSASDKSDVTMDISPGKTAGSVSVVDDSDKEENSDSAKIETNTGAGKPPVSVNPPANGKDDVSDGKEKPEVEKPEVKPETKPQAKPEVKPETKPQRKPETKPETKPETKPQSATHIVAANETLYRISMNYYGSDVGVEKIKKANGLSSNDIRVGQKLIIPK, encoded by the coding sequence ATGAATAATAATGATTATAAAACCGATTTCGAAGAACAGCGTAAAGAAATAGATCTGAACAATGGTACCGATGACCAATTGCCTTCTAGAATTGAACGGCATGGGAGACAACGCAAGTCGAGAAAAACCTCTAACCATACGATGATAAATATTATTCTTGGGGTCTTTGCGTTTATTCCTATTTTAATATTTGCGTTTGTGATCTATAATTTCTATTTTGGTTCGGATAGCGGTTCGGCTAGTGACAAATCAGACGTAACAATGGACATATCACCTGGAAAGACGGCAGGATCTGTCTCGGTTGTGGATGATTCAGATAAGGAAGAGAACTCCGATAGTGCTAAAATAGAAACAAATACAGGTGCGGGCAAACCGCCAGTGTCAGTTAATCCTCCCGCAAATGGAAAAGATGATGTTTCTGACGGGAAAGAAAAACCTGAAGTGGAAAAACCTGAAGTGAAACCTGAAACAAAGCCGCAAGCGAAACCTGAAGTAAAACCTGAAACGAAGCCACAAAGGAAACCTGAAACGAAACCTGAAACAAAACCTGAAACAAAACCTCAGTCAGCAACACATATTGTCGCTGCTAATGAGACGTTATACCGTATTTCTATGAATTATTACGGATCAGATGTTGGTGTTGAAAAGATCAAGAAAGCGAATGGTCTATCGTCAAATGATATAAGAGTAGGACAAAAATTAATAATACCAAAGTGA
- a CDS encoding RecQ family ATP-dependent DNA helicase, translating to MDLIRELQRHFGYEQFRPGQREVVEHVLEGEDTIAILPTGMGKSLCYQLPGYLMTGTVLIISPLVSLMEDQVTQMRKNGEKRVIALNSFLSYSAREIVMNELNHYKFIFISPEMLARKNSIGHLKKLTIGLVVVDEAHCISQWGFDFRPDYLRIGEFISTIPSTPVLALTATADDKVTMDITRYLQMDKPAIVRQSLDRKNISYSVLQLDTQSAKLEWIKERVANTTGPGIIYTSSRKRADQLAMELQKMGVSCQSYHAGKDQDDRSIIQGQFLSGELQWICATNAFGMGIHINNIRQVIHEHMPSTIADYIQEVGRAGRDGLLSAATLLYMPSDERLTEFIIQADIPREVEVRHYTNLLHQGIESADAAKFTSLTETGKRVIDYYVEKLTVDEIVLKLKDIAEEKDYQLKKMLTLVTSDKCIRRNALSYFGESYNVKPAQCCSNCGLEEIEWLFSGKSGQSEQSIMSWDERITKLLG from the coding sequence ATGGATCTTATTCGTGAACTGCAACGGCACTTCGGTTATGAACAATTCAGGCCTGGTCAGCGGGAAGTGGTTGAGCATGTTTTGGAAGGCGAGGACACGATTGCTATCCTTCCAACAGGGATGGGCAAATCCTTATGTTATCAGTTACCAGGCTATTTGATGACAGGCACTGTTTTAATTATTTCGCCGCTCGTTTCATTAATGGAAGATCAAGTCACTCAAATGCGTAAGAACGGGGAAAAGCGGGTCATTGCACTGAATTCTTTTTTGTCGTACAGTGCTCGTGAAATAGTGATGAATGAATTAAACCACTATAAATTCATTTTCATTTCACCAGAAATGCTGGCTCGCAAAAATAGTATAGGGCATTTAAAAAAACTTACTATTGGATTAGTTGTTGTGGATGAAGCCCACTGCATTTCACAATGGGGATTCGACTTCCGGCCTGATTATTTACGAATTGGTGAATTCATTTCTACTATTCCGTCTACACCTGTTTTAGCATTGACAGCAACTGCAGATGACAAAGTGACAATGGACATTACCCGCTACTTGCAGATGGACAAACCTGCTATCGTGCGACAATCATTGGATCGAAAAAACATTAGTTACTCAGTATTGCAATTGGATACACAATCCGCCAAACTGGAATGGATTAAAGAACGTGTAGCCAATACGACTGGCCCGGGAATCATTTATACAAGTTCTCGCAAACGTGCCGACCAATTAGCGATGGAACTTCAAAAAATGGGCGTTTCATGTCAATCTTATCATGCAGGCAAGGATCAGGATGACCGATCGATTATTCAAGGTCAATTTCTCTCTGGTGAGCTTCAATGGATATGTGCAACGAACGCATTTGGAATGGGAATACATATCAATAATATCCGCCAGGTCATACATGAACACATGCCTTCTACTATTGCAGATTACATTCAAGAAGTTGGAAGGGCAGGCAGGGACGGTCTGTTATCAGCTGCAACTTTGTTATATATGCCTTCAGATGAGCGGTTAACGGAATTCATCATACAAGCGGATATCCCGCGTGAAGTAGAAGTTCGTCATTATACAAATCTTCTCCATCAAGGAATAGAATCAGCAGATGCTGCTAAGTTTACAAGTTTGACGGAAACAGGGAAAAGGGTAATCGATTACTATGTTGAAAAACTTACTGTGGACGAAATCGTTTTGAAACTGAAAGACATAGCTGAAGAGAAGGATTACCAATTGAAAAAAATGCTTACACTTGTCACTAGTGATAAGTGTATTCGTCGAAATGCTTTGTCGTATTTTGGTGAAAGCTATAACGTAAAACCGGCTCAATGCTGTTCGAATTGTGGACTTGAGGAAATCGAATGGTTATTTTCCGGAAAAAGTGGGCAGTCCGAACAATCGATAATGAGTTGGGACGAAAGGATAACTAAGCTACTGGGGTGA
- a CDS encoding helix-turn-helix domain-containing protein, whose protein sequence is MDLSSILLFIISKMNGERTINAGLHLLRGKKSGQTLQDVEYFAVKPFFGILPKLSDQEFDEATDVLRKANFIEEDKKLIRLTTTGEIAAGKLDAFHFSGWDYRGKEILFFKRLALTVQTLSHLHQGTSTFLPIERDREVQLFVKNMLHQQPITSAEFAKAIGSELIVALEASGMSDIQKYIFSCRLSGKDCTAKTWDQLAMELNEPPPTIRLLFIESLHRLLNSIDTSKRTPFLLQLTADIKVQSYLTDSANRTKKLYDQGHALERIAEIRQLKMSTIEDHMIEIAMNDSSFPIVNFVTEKQMKAVIAKADSIGTKRLKVLKEAFSSLSYFKLRLIMAVYKDGEH, encoded by the coding sequence ATGGATTTGTCTTCAATCCTATTATTTATTATAAGCAAAATGAATGGAGAGCGTACGATAAATGCCGGTTTGCATTTATTGAGGGGGAAAAAATCTGGGCAAACCCTTCAAGATGTTGAATATTTTGCTGTAAAACCATTCTTTGGTATTCTTCCTAAATTGTCAGATCAGGAGTTTGATGAAGCAACAGACGTACTTAGGAAAGCTAATTTCATTGAAGAGGATAAGAAACTTATCCGATTAACGACAACTGGTGAAATTGCAGCCGGTAAATTGGATGCTTTCCATTTCAGCGGTTGGGATTACCGGGGTAAGGAAATTCTCTTCTTTAAAAGATTAGCACTTACTGTGCAGACGCTTTCACATCTGCATCAAGGAACGAGCACATTTCTTCCAATTGAAAGAGATCGAGAAGTCCAATTGTTTGTCAAAAACATGTTGCATCAACAACCAATAACATCAGCTGAATTTGCAAAAGCTATCGGTTCTGAACTAATCGTTGCGCTTGAAGCAAGTGGAATGTCTGATATACAAAAATATATTTTCAGTTGCCGCCTTTCCGGAAAAGATTGCACCGCCAAAACATGGGATCAATTAGCGATGGAATTGAATGAACCACCACCTACAATCCGTCTACTGTTCATTGAGAGTTTGCATAGACTACTGAATAGCATAGATACTTCGAAGAGAACACCTTTCCTCTTGCAACTAACGGCTGACATAAAAGTTCAGTCCTATTTAACCGACTCGGCTAACAGGACAAAAAAACTTTATGATCAGGGGCATGCTTTGGAGCGAATCGCTGAGATCAGGCAATTGAAAATGAGTACCATTGAAGATCATATGATTGAAATAGCGATGAATGACAGTTCTTTTCCTATTGTGAATTTCGTTACTGAAAAACAAATGAAAGCTGTCATTGCAAAAGCTGATTCAATTGGAACAAAACGTTTAAAGGTATTGAAAGAGGCATTTAGCTCACTTTCCTATTTTAAATTAAGATTAATAATGGCTGTGTATAAGGATGGTGAACATTGA
- a CDS encoding ferredoxin — MSTKKYTIVDQDTCIACGACGAAAPDIYDYDDEGIAFVILDDNMGTTEVPEELLEDMEDAFDGCPTDSIKVADSPFDGDALKYED, encoded by the coding sequence ATGTCTACTAAAAAATACACCATTGTCGATCAAGATACCTGTATCGCATGCGGGGCTTGCGGTGCAGCTGCACCCGACATCTACGATTATGACGACGAAGGGATCGCTTTTGTTATCCTAGATGATAACATGGGGACAACTGAAGTTCCAGAAGAACTGTTAGAAGATATGGAAGATGCTTTTGACGGTTGCCCAACTGATTCAATCAAAGTTGCAGACTCGCCATTCGATGGCGATGCATTAAAATACGAGGACTGA
- a CDS encoding ECF transporter S component, with protein sequence MNNKKLRKMILIAMLGSISTVLMQLNFPLPAMPVFLKVDFSEIPAVIAIMTMGPLAGISVELLKNLLHWFLSGSPTGVPVGEIANFVTGVLFIMPIYFIFNKIRSAKGLTAGLVAGTATMAIGMSVLNYLVFLPMYVYFLNMPPYEGVALFNVVVLGILPFNLIKGVMLMVISLLLYKSMSKWIDKQQRELTLQ encoded by the coding sequence ATGAATAACAAGAAACTGAGAAAAATGATTCTCATCGCAATGCTGGGCAGTATATCAACTGTACTAATGCAGTTGAATTTTCCATTGCCTGCAATGCCGGTCTTCCTGAAAGTTGATTTCAGTGAAATTCCTGCAGTTATTGCAATAATGACAATGGGACCATTGGCTGGAATCTCTGTAGAATTGCTGAAAAACCTATTACATTGGTTTTTGTCAGGCAGTCCGACCGGAGTACCTGTAGGAGAGATTGCGAACTTTGTGACAGGCGTATTGTTCATCATGCCGATATACTTCATATTTAACAAAATCCGTTCTGCAAAAGGCCTTACGGCAGGCTTGGTAGCAGGTACCGCTACAATGGCAATCGGAATGAGTGTTTTGAATTATTTAGTTTTCCTGCCGATGTATGTCTATTTCCTGAACATGCCTCCATATGAAGGGGTAGCACTGTTCAATGTAGTAGTATTAGGGATTCTTCCGTTCAACTTAATTAAAGGTGTTATGCTGATGGTCATCTCATTGCTTCTTTACAAGAGCATGAGCAAATGGATCGATAAGCAACAACGCGAACTGACATTACAGTAA
- a CDS encoding RNA polymerase sigma factor SigX — translation MDDSVFHRLYEQYHQDVFNFLIYLTGDRNQSEDLMHEVYVRVLKAYAGFEGKSSEKTWLFSIAKNVAIDHFRKKTVRQKHQFNEFDWEANKLVSANSAPEDIVLLNDDMKELLRVLDTCTGDQKMVIVLRYFQELTISETADTLGWTEGKVKTTQHRAIKSLQKKLNASSDEGGR, via the coding sequence GTGGATGACTCCGTTTTCCATCGGCTATATGAACAATATCACCAGGATGTCTTCAACTTCCTGATCTATTTGACAGGTGATCGGAACCAGTCTGAGGATCTGATGCATGAAGTATATGTCAGGGTGCTTAAAGCATATGCCGGATTCGAAGGGAAGAGTTCCGAAAAAACATGGTTATTTTCAATTGCCAAAAATGTTGCTATTGATCATTTCAGAAAAAAAACGGTCAGGCAAAAGCATCAATTTAACGAATTCGACTGGGAAGCGAATAAGCTTGTTTCAGCTAACTCTGCCCCTGAAGATATCGTTTTATTGAACGATGATATGAAAGAATTGCTTCGTGTATTGGATACATGTACAGGTGATCAGAAAATGGTCATTGTATTGAGGTATTTTCAAGAGTTGACCATCTCAGAAACCGCCGATACACTTGGCTGGACTGAAGGGAAAGTGAAGACGACACAACATCGGGCTATCAAATCACTACAAAAGAAATTGAACGCTTCTTCGGATGAAGGGGGAAGATGA
- a CDS encoding ATP-binding protein codes for MNRIWHSIVGKLWATILLLVSFVLFIVTLLLLEFLDNFHTKQAEDSLRREATTIGKIVIDHDSESAMRLIIRDILDDETNALIIDSEKNVKYAFHSGLNQKLIEEKILSENRIFADLKPNEKVMKEMILPSLSDENVMEQFLVLVYPFQLENDFSQSLIMYQSLDAVHRTTKSTTQIVFLSAFIAFVLTTFFAFFLSTRITSPLRGMKQAAFELSKGNFDMRLPATQNDEIGQLASAFNQMGRQLKYQMELIKQEKEQLSSILTSMTDAVITFNRDYSILLSNPQAERLLQKWYFANGANDNVLPPEIFHMLEHVISFAEEIEEELELGGQFYGVSISPLYSENSIRGAVAVLRDMTDQHKLDKLRSDFIANVSHELRTPISLLQGYSEAIIDDVVTSEEERNEMVQIIHDESKRMSRLVTDLLDLARMESGHMRLYKNNLDLVEFLERVMNKFMQIARDSNVTLSLENPKELEPIIIFADADRLEQVFTNLIDNAIRHTPNAGKVTISVERKGEMAEISLADTGSGIPVEDLPFIFERFYKADKARTRGKGGTGLGLAIAKNIIDSHEGQISAEIGSESGTVFTCILPIDTHNE; via the coding sequence ATGAATAGAATATGGCATTCGATTGTCGGGAAGCTATGGGCAACCATATTGCTTCTCGTTTCATTTGTCCTGTTTATCGTGACGTTGCTGTTACTGGAGTTCTTGGATAATTTTCATACGAAGCAAGCTGAAGATTCATTGCGTAGGGAAGCGACGACTATCGGAAAGATTGTTATTGATCATGATAGTGAATCTGCCATGCGGTTAATCATACGGGATATACTCGATGATGAAACGAATGCATTAATCATCGACTCGGAAAAAAATGTTAAGTATGCGTTTCACAGTGGCCTAAATCAGAAATTGATTGAAGAAAAGATTTTATCTGAAAATCGAATATTTGCTGATTTGAAACCGAATGAAAAAGTTATGAAAGAAATGATATTACCTTCACTATCCGATGAAAATGTAATGGAACAATTTCTTGTGCTCGTCTATCCTTTTCAGCTTGAAAACGATTTCAGCCAGTCGTTGATTATGTATCAAAGCTTGGATGCTGTCCACCGTACAACAAAAAGCACGACGCAAATTGTTTTCTTATCCGCATTCATCGCATTCGTCCTGACGACGTTCTTTGCATTCTTTCTTTCAACACGAATTACTTCGCCGCTCCGGGGCATGAAGCAAGCAGCCTTTGAACTGTCCAAAGGGAATTTTGACATGCGGTTGCCGGCCACTCAAAACGATGAAATCGGCCAACTCGCTTCAGCATTCAACCAAATGGGCAGGCAATTGAAATACCAGATGGAATTGATTAAACAGGAAAAAGAACAATTATCAAGCATTCTTACATCAATGACGGATGCAGTTATTACATTTAACCGAGATTATTCGATATTATTGAGCAATCCACAAGCGGAGCGTCTACTGCAAAAATGGTATTTCGCCAATGGTGCAAATGACAATGTTCTGCCGCCTGAGATTTTTCATATGCTTGAGCATGTCATCTCATTTGCTGAGGAAATAGAAGAAGAATTAGAACTTGGAGGGCAGTTTTACGGGGTATCAATTAGTCCTTTATACAGTGAGAATAGTATACGTGGAGCCGTTGCGGTTTTGCGGGATATGACTGATCAGCACAAATTGGATAAATTACGCTCTGATTTCATTGCAAATGTATCGCATGAACTGAGAACGCCTATCTCGCTTCTGCAAGGCTATAGCGAAGCGATTATTGATGATGTCGTCACGTCTGAAGAAGAACGCAATGAAATGGTCCAAATCATTCATGATGAATCGAAAAGAATGAGTAGACTCGTTACCGATCTTTTGGATCTTGCAAGAATGGAATCAGGACATATGCGTTTATACAAAAACAATCTGGATCTAGTTGAGTTCCTGGAAAGAGTCATGAATAAATTCATGCAAATTGCCCGTGATTCAAATGTCACACTGTCTTTGGAAAATCCGAAAGAATTGGAGCCTATCATCATCTTTGCAGATGCAGATAGACTTGAACAAGTGTTCACAAACCTGATAGACAATGCAATCCGACATACGCCGAATGCAGGAAAGGTGACAATCTCTGTCGAAAGAAAAGGAGAGATGGCTGAAATTTCGTTAGCCGATACAGGAAGTGGTATTCCTGTCGAGGATCTACCTTTCATCTTTGAGCGTTTCTATAAAGCAGACAAAGCGAGGACGCGCGGTAAAGGTGGTACGGGTCTGGGACTCGCAATAGCTAAAAATATAATCGATTCGCATGAAGGGCAAATCAGTGCCGAAATAGGCTCGGAATCAGGAACAGTCTTCACCTGTATTCTTCCGATCGACACTCATAACGAATAA
- a CDS encoding response regulator transcription factor: MEESVKLLVVDDEDRIRRLLNMYLSREGFEIDEAVDGAEAIEKAMANHYDCILLDLMMPEKDGLEVLQELREEKKMTPVILLTAKGEESDRVEGFETGADDYIVKPFSPREVVLRVKAILRRSVTFPDAAATNSSKDLVVFPQLTIDHDAHRVTAEGKEVNLTPKEYELLYFLAKSPDKVFDREQLLKEVWHYEFFGDLRTVDTHVKRLREKLSRVSERAAKMIVTVWGVGYKFEVPNE, encoded by the coding sequence ATGGAAGAAAGTGTTAAGTTGCTCGTAGTAGATGATGAAGATCGCATTAGACGACTTCTAAATATGTACCTTTCCCGTGAAGGGTTTGAAATTGATGAGGCAGTGGATGGTGCCGAAGCGATTGAAAAAGCAATGGCTAATCACTACGATTGTATCCTCCTTGATTTGATGATGCCTGAAAAAGACGGTTTGGAAGTTCTACAAGAGTTGAGGGAAGAGAAGAAAATGACGCCAGTCATATTGTTGACTGCAAAAGGTGAAGAATCTGATCGCGTAGAAGGATTTGAAACAGGCGCAGATGATTACATAGTGAAACCTTTCAGCCCAAGGGAAGTCGTTTTAAGGGTTAAAGCGATACTCAGACGTTCAGTTACGTTTCCTGATGCTGCTGCAACGAACAGTTCAAAGGATCTGGTTGTTTTCCCTCAACTGACAATCGATCATGACGCACATCGTGTGACCGCGGAAGGCAAAGAAGTGAATTTAACACCGAAAGAGTATGAGTTGCTCTATTTCCTTGCGAAATCACCTGACAAAGTGTTTGATCGTGAACAGTTATTAAAGGAAGTATGGCATTATGAATTTTTCGGTGATTTGAGGACGGTAGACACGCACGTCAAGCGTTTGCGGGAGAAATTGAGCCGTGTATCAGAACGCGCAGCCAAGATGATTGTTACGGTCTGGGGGGTCGGATACAAGTTTGAGGTTCCGAATGAATAG
- the ccsB gene encoding c-type cytochrome biogenesis protein CcsB — protein MGLASLSANMLLVSFIAYLVATAFFGGAIKKASSETTYKKSRWGQIGIIITIIGFISNIGYFITRWMASGHIPLSNMFEFTAAFGMMLVGAFILLFYLYRTPSLGLFALPIAIIMIAYASMFPKDITPLIPALQSHWLVIHVITTVIGEAILVISAVAGLIFLLKNVDLKKPSRERFWLEAVMIALILVVGFVVSSTTFKLTGYEAHFTYIDKNEQPAKMEYNYPPLFGMSGYEAQTPEAMTPLIEMPSIVNAKTLTTFVWSIATGLVIYLLLRLIIRRPVATLLQPFAKKANSQLMDEIGYRSVLIGFPVFTLGALIFAMIWAHEAWSRFWGWDPKEVWALITWLFYAAFLHLRLSQGWEGKKSAWLAVIGFIIIMFNLIAVNLIIAGLHSYA, from the coding sequence ATGGGACTCGCTTCGTTAAGCGCCAATATGCTTTTAGTATCTTTTATTGCCTATTTGGTGGCCACCGCATTTTTCGGTGGAGCCATCAAAAAGGCAAGTTCGGAAACAACATATAAAAAAAGCCGTTGGGGTCAGATTGGTATTATCATCACAATTATTGGTTTCATCTCAAATATTGGCTACTTTATAACAAGATGGATGGCTTCGGGTCATATTCCATTAAGTAATATGTTTGAATTCACCGCTGCTTTTGGAATGATGCTTGTTGGTGCATTCATACTTTTGTTCTATCTTTATAGAACACCGTCTCTTGGCCTATTCGCATTGCCAATTGCTATTATTATGATTGCCTACGCGAGCATGTTTCCTAAGGACATTACCCCGCTAATTCCAGCGTTGCAAAGCCATTGGCTAGTCATCCACGTTATTACGACGGTTATTGGTGAAGCAATCTTGGTCATTAGTGCAGTTGCAGGACTTATTTTTCTCTTGAAAAATGTTGATTTGAAAAAACCTTCAAGAGAACGTTTCTGGCTTGAAGCGGTTATGATTGCCCTTATATTAGTAGTAGGATTTGTCGTTTCGTCAACTACATTTAAACTTACAGGTTATGAAGCCCATTTCACATATATTGATAAAAACGAACAGCCGGCGAAAATGGAGTATAATTATCCACCATTATTCGGTATGAGTGGCTATGAAGCGCAAACGCCTGAAGCAATGACTCCACTTATAGAAATGCCTTCTATCGTCAATGCAAAGACTTTAACGACATTCGTATGGTCAATTGCGACAGGGCTTGTAATCTATCTACTGTTGCGGCTGATCATTAGGCGACCTGTTGCTACCTTACTGCAACCTTTCGCTAAAAAAGCAAATTCGCAGCTAATGGACGAAATTGGCTATAGATCAGTACTAATTGGGTTCCCTGTATTTACACTCGGTGCCTTAATCTTCGCAATGATTTGGGCACATGAAGCCTGGTCCAGATTCTGGGGATGGGATCCGAAAGAAGTATGGGCGCTTATTACATGGCTATTTTATGCAGCTTTCTTACATCTCCGTCTATCTCAAGGCTGGGAAGGCAAAAAGTCTGCCTGGTTGGCAGTAATTGGTTTCATTATCATCATGTTCAACCTCATTGCCGTTAACTTGATAATTGCAGGTTTGCACTCTTATGCGTAA
- the resB gene encoding cytochrome c biogenesis protein ResB: protein MSKIKCKCGHENPFGTVLCEKCGRPMTDEAKKSEVVDMRYEGSARRSQTYKRSIIDKIWNFFSSVKIGVSIIIAVLATSAIGTLFPQKFYVPVQTDADLLAYYERLYGFVGTLYYKLGFYDMYNSWWFKVLIGMLGTSIIIASVDRVFPLYKSLKRQRTKRHPSFMKRQRIYGDGAAVTPDLSLEKSAEKLKELKYNVKTENGAILAEKNRFSRWGPYINHTGLIIFLFGILLRGIPGFYVDETMWIREGELRSIPGAPEYYLKSNKFIMEMYTKEEADEVFGNALDRVGSIVKNYQTDVSLYKKKEDGLPGSTDLEFEKDYSIIVNKPLKFDGYNVFQMDYRLNELKSMKMKLIEKATEKSFGEFTIDLDDPKGVYELEDGATVNLIGYYADYDGVENGEPVSKSPIPNNPAFIFDMRTPDKPQGEKSFVAIQQTLETEENAYQVKFVSADTRHISGLTIRKDKTLYILLLGGIIFMIGVIQGSYWNHRRIWVQKGEDDNLLIAAHTNKNWFSLKKELDAVKDYAGLPNYVDRRDTDIESEQEEGEK, encoded by the coding sequence ATGAGTAAGATCAAATGCAAATGCGGTCATGAAAATCCATTTGGAACAGTACTCTGTGAAAAATGCGGTCGTCCGATGACTGATGAAGCGAAAAAAAGTGAAGTAGTAGATATGAGGTATGAGGGATCTGCACGTAGATCCCAAACGTATAAACGTTCAATCATCGATAAAATTTGGAACTTCTTTTCAAGCGTCAAAATAGGAGTAAGCATCATCATTGCTGTGTTGGCTACTTCTGCAATCGGAACCTTATTCCCACAAAAGTTTTATGTGCCTGTTCAAACCGATGCGGATTTGCTCGCTTATTATGAACGACTTTACGGATTTGTGGGAACACTATACTACAAATTGGGCTTCTATGATATGTATAATAGCTGGTGGTTCAAAGTTCTTATAGGTATGTTAGGAACATCCATCATCATTGCGAGTGTGGACAGGGTATTCCCACTTTACAAGTCGTTGAAGAGACAGCGTACAAAGCGGCATCCATCCTTCATGAAACGACAAAGAATCTATGGAGACGGAGCTGCTGTAACGCCTGATCTTTCCCTGGAAAAATCTGCAGAAAAATTAAAGGAACTGAAATATAATGTGAAAACGGAAAATGGCGCTATATTAGCCGAGAAGAACCGTTTTTCACGTTGGGGTCCTTATATAAATCATACAGGACTTATTATTTTCCTGTTTGGAATCCTTCTTCGAGGTATTCCGGGTTTTTATGTCGACGAGACGATGTGGATACGTGAAGGGGAACTAAGATCGATCCCCGGCGCGCCCGAGTACTATTTAAAGAGCAATAAGTTCATTATGGAGATGTATACGAAAGAAGAAGCAGACGAGGTTTTCGGTAATGCGTTGGACAGAGTCGGATCGATTGTTAAAAATTATCAGACGGACGTCTCGCTATACAAGAAAAAAGAAGACGGTTTGCCAGGTTCAACAGATCTTGAATTTGAAAAAGATTACTCGATTATTGTTAACAAACCACTGAAGTTTGATGGTTATAATGTCTTCCAAATGGACTATCGATTGAATGAATTAAAATCCATGAAGATGAAACTGATTGAAAAAGCGACTGAAAAATCATTCGGTGAATTCACGATCGACCTGGATGATCCGAAAGGCGTCTACGAGCTTGAAGATGGAGCGACGGTCAATCTGATTGGTTATTATGCAGATTATGACGGTGTTGAAAATGGAGAACCTGTCTCCAAGTCACCAATTCCAAACAATCCAGCTTTTATTTTTGATATGAGAACACCTGATAAGCCTCAAGGCGAAAAAAGTTTTGTAGCGATTCAACAAACACTTGAAACTGAAGAGAACGCATATCAAGTCAAGTTTGTCAGCGCTGATACCCGACATATCTCTGGTTTGACGATCCGGAAAGATAAAACGCTCTATATTTTACTACTAGGCGGAATCATCTTTATGATCGGTGTCATCCAAGGTTCCTACTGGAATCATAGAAGAATTTGGGTTCAAAAAGGTGAAGACGACAATCTATTGATTGCGGCTCATACGAATAAAAACTGGTTCTCGTTGAAAAAGGAACTGGATGCCGTTAAAGATTATGCGGGTTTACCGAACTATGTAGATCGACGGGATACCGACATTGAATCAGAGCAAGAGGAAGGAGAAAAATAA